From Paraburkholderia sabiae, a single genomic window includes:
- a CDS encoding peptidylprolyl isomerase yields the protein MAIMKKLRLATFATGFAAAASILLAGPAHAQALGGNSNAQTVDTIAAVVNNGVITQRELDMRVGLITKRLTQQHAPIPPADQLRQQVLNQMVLERIQLQKAREDGITVDDATVQRTLERLAQANNMQLDMYRARIEAQGVPWSTFMGDAKTELILSRLREKEVDSKITVSDAEVANYIASQRGPTAGLTSDLHMEHILLKAPLNASQTDIEAAQAKANSLLQEALKGDNFEKLAKNNSQAADASKGGDLGFQAPSKLPPEFVTASSTLRPGQVNPSVIRTNDGFEIVRLVERRSGQGSTSADSTKLTQTHVRHILLRVGDGMSEPQARQKLLEIRQEIEAGQGDFDKFARTYSQDGSASQGGDLGWISPGETVPEFERAMNSLQDNQISQPVRSEYGYHLIQVLGRREAEGSVSQQMDLARQAIGQRKAEQAYADWLRELRDTAYVDYKAGPYSGTPAGTSADNSAQ from the coding sequence GTGGCAATCATGAAAAAGCTTCGCCTGGCAACGTTCGCGACCGGCTTCGCTGCGGCCGCTTCCATTCTGCTGGCCGGACCCGCGCACGCGCAGGCACTGGGCGGCAACAGCAATGCACAAACGGTCGATACGATCGCGGCTGTCGTCAATAACGGGGTCATCACGCAGCGCGAGCTGGACATGCGCGTCGGCCTGATCACGAAGCGCCTGACCCAGCAGCACGCGCCCATTCCTCCCGCCGACCAGCTGCGCCAGCAGGTGCTGAACCAGATGGTGCTCGAACGCATCCAGCTGCAGAAGGCGCGCGAAGACGGCATCACGGTCGACGACGCGACCGTGCAGCGCACGCTCGAACGTCTCGCCCAGGCGAACAACATGCAGCTCGACATGTACCGCGCGCGTATCGAGGCGCAAGGCGTGCCCTGGTCGACCTTCATGGGCGACGCGAAGACGGAACTGATCCTGTCGCGTCTGCGCGAAAAGGAAGTCGACAGCAAGATCACCGTGTCGGACGCGGAAGTGGCGAACTACATCGCAAGTCAGCGCGGCCCGACGGCTGGTCTGACGAGCGACCTGCACATGGAGCACATCCTCCTGAAGGCGCCGCTCAACGCATCGCAGACGGACATCGAAGCCGCTCAGGCGAAGGCGAACTCGCTGCTGCAGGAAGCCTTGAAGGGCGACAACTTCGAAAAGCTCGCGAAGAACAATTCGCAGGCAGCCGATGCGTCGAAGGGCGGCGATCTGGGCTTTCAGGCGCCGTCGAAACTGCCGCCTGAATTCGTGACGGCGTCTTCGACGCTGCGTCCGGGCCAGGTCAATCCGTCCGTGATCCGCACCAACGACGGCTTCGAGATCGTGCGTCTCGTCGAGCGCCGTTCGGGCCAGGGCTCGACTTCCGCCGACTCGACGAAGCTCACGCAGACGCACGTGCGTCACATCCTGCTGCGTGTCGGCGACGGCATGTCGGAACCGCAGGCGCGTCAGAAGCTGCTCGAAATCCGCCAGGAAATCGAAGCGGGCCAAGGCGACTTCGACAAGTTCGCGCGCACGTATTCGCAGGACGGCTCGGCGTCGCAAGGCGGCGATCTCGGCTGGATCAGCCCGGGCGAGACGGTTCCCGAGTTCGAACGCGCGATGAATTCGCTGCAGGACAACCAGATCAGCCAGCCCGTGCGAAGCGAGTACGGCTACCACCTGATCCAGGTGCTCGGCCGCCGCGAGGCGGAAGGCTCGGTTTCGCAGCAGATGGACCTCGCGCGCCAGGCGATCGGCCAGCGCAAGGCGGAACAGGCGTATGCCGACTGGCTGCGTGAACTGCGCGACACCGCGTATGTCGATTACAAGGCAGGCCCATACTCGGGTACGCCCGCGGGCACGTCCGCGGACAACTCCGCGCAATAA
- a CDS encoding aminoglycoside phosphotransferase family protein, which translates to MTHSPASSLTSASSTADTRLELLNGWLRTHADRYRLDLATLQPASADASFRRYFRLAGSGAELAGGASTVIAVDAPPPEKCREFVQVAGLLADAGVHVPRVLEVDLDAGFMLVTDLGTQSYLSTLRDSSPAEAKQLMRAALDALIRWQLASRDDVLPPFDEAFLRREMELMPEWFIGRHLGREVDDNTRGVLDRTFALLVASAMAQPQVFMLRDFMPRNLMIASPNPGVLDFQDAVYGPITYDVASLLRDAFIGWDEEFELDCFAYYWERAKKAGLPVDPDFGEFYRQIEWMGLQRHIKVLGLFCRINYRDSKPHYMADLPRFIGYARKVCERYRPLVPFAKLLDDLEGRAAEVGYTF; encoded by the coding sequence ATGACGCATTCCCCTGCATCTTCCCTTACATCCGCTTCTTCGACGGCGGACACACGACTCGAGCTTCTCAACGGCTGGCTGCGCACTCACGCCGACCGCTACCGTCTCGACCTCGCCACCCTTCAGCCGGCTTCCGCCGACGCGAGCTTTCGCCGTTATTTCCGCCTCGCGGGGAGCGGCGCCGAGCTGGCGGGCGGGGCATCGACAGTCATTGCCGTCGACGCACCGCCGCCCGAAAAGTGCCGCGAATTCGTCCAGGTGGCCGGTTTGCTGGCCGACGCGGGCGTGCATGTGCCGCGCGTGCTCGAAGTCGATCTCGACGCGGGCTTCATGCTCGTCACCGATCTCGGCACGCAGTCGTATCTGTCCACCTTGCGTGACAGCAGTCCTGCCGAAGCGAAACAGCTGATGCGCGCCGCGCTCGATGCGCTGATCCGCTGGCAGCTCGCGTCGCGCGACGACGTGCTGCCACCGTTCGACGAAGCGTTCCTGCGCCGCGAGATGGAGCTGATGCCGGAATGGTTCATCGGCCGGCATCTGGGCCGCGAGGTCGACGACAACACGCGCGGCGTGCTCGATCGCACGTTTGCGCTGCTGGTCGCGAGCGCGATGGCGCAGCCACAGGTCTTCATGCTGCGCGATTTCATGCCGCGCAATCTGATGATCGCGAGTCCGAATCCCGGCGTTCTCGATTTCCAGGACGCTGTGTACGGCCCGATCACCTACGACGTCGCGTCGCTGTTGCGCGATGCGTTCATCGGCTGGGACGAGGAGTTCGAACTCGACTGCTTCGCTTATTACTGGGAGCGCGCGAAAAAGGCCGGCTTGCCCGTCGATCCCGACTTCGGCGAGTTTTACCGACAGATCGAATGGATGGGACTGCAACGGCACATCAAGGTGCTGGGACTGTTCTGCCGGATCAACTATCGCGACAGCAAGCCGCATTACATGGCGGATCTGCCGCGTTTCATCGGTTATGCGCGCAAGGTGTGTGAACGCTACCGGCCGCTCGTGCCGTTCGCGAAACTGCTCGACGACCTCGAAGGCCGCGCGGCCGAAGTCGGCTACACGTTCTGA
- a CDS encoding LPS-assembly protein LptD: MPPRQLFPITPSSDGLPRRRRLAAALIAVPGLLPALSHAQLAGEAAQAQPIDAPWGLRLAPQLEDHSTPDGQSPATFVLGDSTTGTADQDIAAKGSAEVRRGTSALKADALHYDQDTDMADAYGNVHLSGNGARFAGPEAHMKLESSEGFMTTPKYHFNVTGGSGSAERVDLLDNERSVFTRGTYTACQCEEDPAWYIKGSEFDFDTGADNGVAHNGVLFFEGVPVFASPWLSFPLSGARRSGLLPPTASLSSTNGFELSLPYYFNIAPNRDLTVTPRILSKRGVQLQSTFRYLSPTYSGSITGEYLPDDKITHTNRYALYIQHNQNFGSGFGGYIYYNKVSDNTYPEDLASTTNQFLNGTQLLYQQEAGLTYNNGPWSVLAREQHWQTLSPSTAPYGREPQLNVKYTKYNVGGFDFGAEADYTRFRITTADATEGDRVVFNPYLSYSVIGPGYFVTPKVQWHFASYDLSNIGTGSPANQPKNFTESVPTFSFDTGLIFDRSVRIFGEDYIQTLEPRLYYVYTPYRNQSFAPLFDTAESDFGLAEIFTPNTFVGNDRIADANRLTAALTTRFLNPATGDERARFVIAQQYYFRDQRVTLNQTQTTEQATHSDLILGASLKLGAGFASETAFQYNADNNQLVKTSVGFGYSPESGKVVNVGYRYTRANTTLDNQPINQLLISGQWPLMHRVYGVGRINYDLKGHRAVDALLGVQYDADCWTLGVGFQRYANGVNSTGSQTAGTRVLAQLTFKGLSSVDNGLMSAFRASVAGYQPLPPPPPPESQFNNYE; encoded by the coding sequence ATGCCGCCCAGACAGCTTTTCCCAATCACTCCCTCCTCTGACGGCCTGCCGCGCAGAAGGCGGCTCGCAGCGGCGCTGATCGCCGTGCCGGGTCTGCTGCCCGCGCTCTCGCACGCGCAGCTGGCGGGGGAGGCGGCGCAGGCGCAGCCGATAGACGCGCCGTGGGGCCTGCGGCTGGCTCCACAACTCGAAGATCACTCGACGCCCGACGGCCAGAGTCCCGCCACCTTCGTGCTGGGCGACTCGACCACGGGCACAGCCGATCAGGACATCGCAGCCAAAGGCTCCGCTGAAGTCCGTCGCGGCACATCGGCGCTCAAGGCCGACGCGCTTCATTACGATCAGGATACGGACATGGCCGATGCATACGGCAATGTCCATCTGTCCGGTAACGGCGCCCGCTTCGCGGGCCCGGAAGCGCACATGAAGCTCGAGTCGAGCGAAGGCTTCATGACCACGCCGAAGTACCACTTCAACGTGACGGGCGGGTCGGGCAGCGCGGAGCGCGTCGATCTGCTCGACAACGAGCGCTCTGTCTTCACGCGCGGCACCTACACGGCGTGCCAGTGCGAGGAAGATCCCGCGTGGTACATCAAGGGCAGCGAGTTCGATTTCGACACGGGCGCCGACAACGGCGTCGCGCACAACGGCGTGCTGTTCTTCGAGGGCGTGCCCGTCTTCGCGAGCCCGTGGCTGTCGTTCCCGTTGTCGGGCGCACGGCGCAGCGGCCTGTTGCCGCCGACGGCCTCGCTCAGTTCGACCAACGGCTTCGAGCTGTCGCTGCCGTACTACTTCAACATTGCGCCGAACCGCGATCTGACGGTCACGCCGCGCATCCTGTCGAAGCGCGGCGTGCAGTTGCAGTCGACCTTCCGGTATCTGTCGCCAACGTATAGCGGTTCGATCACGGGCGAATATCTGCCCGACGACAAGATCACGCACACGAACCGCTACGCGCTGTACATCCAGCACAACCAGAACTTCGGTTCGGGGTTCGGCGGGTACATCTACTACAACAAGGTCTCGGACAATACCTATCCGGAAGACCTTGCATCGACGACGAACCAGTTCCTGAACGGCACGCAGCTGCTGTATCAGCAGGAAGCGGGTTTGACGTACAACAACGGGCCGTGGTCCGTGCTCGCGCGCGAGCAGCACTGGCAGACGCTGTCGCCGTCCACCGCGCCGTACGGCCGCGAGCCGCAGTTGAACGTGAAGTACACGAAGTACAACGTCGGCGGCTTCGACTTCGGCGCGGAAGCCGACTACACGCGCTTTCGCATCACCACGGCGGACGCGACGGAAGGCGATCGCGTCGTCTTCAATCCGTACCTGTCGTACTCCGTCATCGGTCCGGGTTACTTCGTCACGCCGAAGGTGCAATGGCACTTCGCGTCGTACGACCTGAGCAACATCGGCACGGGCTCGCCCGCGAACCAGCCGAAGAACTTCACGGAATCGGTGCCGACGTTCTCGTTCGACACCGGCCTGATCTTCGACCGCTCGGTGCGGATTTTCGGCGAGGACTATATCCAGACGCTAGAACCGCGTCTGTACTACGTCTACACGCCGTATCGCAACCAGAGCTTCGCGCCGCTGTTCGACACGGCGGAATCGGACTTCGGTCTCGCCGAAATCTTCACGCCGAACACGTTCGTCGGTAACGACCGGATCGCCGACGCGAACCGCCTGACGGCCGCGCTCACCACGCGTTTCCTGAACCCGGCAACGGGCGACGAACGCGCGCGCTTCGTGATCGCGCAGCAGTACTATTTCCGCGATCAGCGCGTCACGCTGAACCAGACGCAGACCACGGAACAGGCGACGCATTCGGACCTGATTCTCGGCGCGTCCCTGAAGCTCGGGGCCGGTTTCGCCTCGGAAACCGCGTTCCAATATAATGCGGACAACAATCAGCTGGTCAAGACCAGTGTCGGCTTCGGATACAGCCCCGAATCCGGCAAGGTCGTCAACGTCGGCTACCGGTACACGCGCGCCAACACGACGCTCGACAATCAGCCGATCAACCAGCTGCTGATCTCGGGACAGTGGCCGCTCATGCATCGGGTCTACGGCGTCGGGCGGATCAATTACGACCTGAAAGGCCATCGCGCCGTCGACGCGCTTCTCGGCGTGCAATACGACGCGGATTGCTGGACGCTCGGCGTCGGGTTCCAGCGCTACGCCAACGGGGTCAACTCGACGGGCAGTCAGACGGCCGGCACGCGGGTGCTCGCGCAGCTGACGTTCAAGGGGCTGTCGAGTGTCGACAACGGTCTGATGTCGGCGTTCCGCGCCAGCGTGGCGGGCTATCAGCCGCTGCCGCCGCCGCCGCCGCCCGAATCGCAGTTCAACAACTACGAATGA
- a CDS encoding ABCB family ABC transporter ATP-binding protein/permease — translation MRRYSASSEPSPISNQPRNDWQTIVSLLPYLATYKWRVVFALSSLIGAKVANLGVPVVMKHIVDNLASVRHLTALGRATNAPGIVLLGGVGLLVVAYAVVRLSTSLFTELREILFSKVTESAVRQLALKVFRHLHSLSLRFHLERQTGGMSRDIERGTRGITQLISYSLYSILPTLVEFGLVLGFFIVKYEAYYAIVTAIALVAYITYTVKVTEWRTHFRRTMNELDSKANSRAIDSLLNYETVKYFNNEEWEAQRYDENLKRYRAAAIKSQNSLSALNFGQQAIIGIGLVFILWRATQGVMAGRLTLGDLVLINTFMLQLYIPLNFLGVVYRELKQSLTDMDRMFTLLGAAREVPDVPGAAPLVVRGAQVSFERVNFAYEPSRSILHDVSFTIAAGTTTAVVGHSGSGKSTLARLLFRFYDLDRAMGGAIRIDGQDIRDVTQDSLRASIGIVPQDTVLFNDTIYYNIAYGRPSATRDEVIAAARAAHIHEFIESLPKGYETPVGERGLKLSGGEKQRVAIARTLLKNPPVLLFDEATSALDSRSERAIQHELDQIARERTTLIIAHRLSTVVHAQQIIVMDKGRIVERGTFAALLQAGGLFAQMWALQQERAGAAHVGEVE, via the coding sequence ATGCGTCGCTATTCCGCTTCGTCCGAACCGTCGCCGATCTCGAATCAGCCGCGCAACGACTGGCAAACCATCGTTTCGCTGCTGCCTTATCTCGCGACCTACAAGTGGCGCGTCGTGTTCGCGCTCAGCAGCCTGATCGGCGCGAAGGTCGCCAATCTCGGCGTGCCTGTCGTGATGAAGCACATCGTCGACAATCTCGCTTCCGTTCGGCATCTGACGGCGCTCGGGCGCGCGACGAATGCGCCCGGCATCGTGCTGCTCGGCGGCGTGGGACTGCTGGTGGTCGCGTATGCCGTCGTGCGTCTGTCGACGTCGCTCTTCACCGAACTGCGCGAGATTCTTTTCTCGAAGGTCACGGAAAGCGCTGTGCGCCAGCTTGCGCTGAAGGTGTTCCGGCATCTGCATTCGCTGTCGCTGCGGTTTCATCTGGAACGGCAGACGGGCGGCATGTCGCGCGATATCGAACGCGGCACGCGCGGCATCACGCAACTCATTTCGTATTCGCTGTACAGCATTCTGCCGACGCTCGTCGAATTCGGACTCGTGCTCGGCTTTTTCATCGTCAAATACGAGGCGTATTACGCGATCGTCACGGCGATCGCGCTCGTCGCGTACATCACATACACGGTGAAAGTGACCGAGTGGCGCACGCATTTTCGCCGCACGATGAACGAGCTCGATTCAAAGGCGAATTCGCGCGCGATCGATTCGTTGCTGAACTACGAGACGGTCAAGTACTTCAACAACGAAGAGTGGGAAGCGCAGCGTTACGACGAAAACCTGAAGCGCTACCGTGCGGCTGCCATCAAGTCGCAGAATTCGCTGTCGGCGCTGAACTTCGGGCAACAGGCGATCATCGGTATCGGCCTCGTGTTCATCCTGTGGCGCGCGACGCAGGGCGTGATGGCGGGGCGGCTCACGCTCGGCGATCTCGTGCTGATCAACACGTTCATGTTGCAGCTTTACATTCCCCTGAATTTTCTGGGCGTCGTGTATCGCGAGCTGAAGCAGAGTCTCACCGACATGGACCGCATGTTCACGTTGCTCGGCGCCGCGCGTGAAGTGCCCGACGTGCCGGGCGCCGCGCCGCTCGTGGTGCGGGGCGCGCAGGTCAGCTTCGAGCGCGTGAACTTCGCGTATGAGCCGTCGCGTTCGATCCTGCACGACGTGAGCTTCACGATAGCTGCGGGCACGACGACGGCTGTGGTCGGCCATAGCGGCTCGGGCAAATCGACGCTCGCGCGTCTGCTGTTTCGCTTCTACGATCTGGATCGCGCGATGGGCGGCGCGATACGTATCGACGGACAGGATATTCGTGACGTCACGCAGGATTCGCTGCGCGCGTCGATCGGTATCGTGCCGCAGGATACGGTGCTCTTCAACGACACGATCTACTACAACATCGCGTATGGGCGTCCTTCCGCGACACGCGACGAGGTGATTGCGGCGGCGCGCGCGGCGCATATTCACGAGTTCATCGAGAGCTTGCCGAAGGGGTATGAGACGCCTGTCGGCGAGCGCGGATTGAAGCTGTCGGGTGGGGAGAAACAGCGCGTTGCGATCGCGCGGACGTTGCTGAAGAATCCGCCTGTGCTGCTGTTCGACGAAGCGACGTCGGCGCTTGATTCGCGTTCTGAGCGGGCTATCCAGCATGAACTCGATCAGATTGCGCGTGAGCGGACGACCTTGATCATTGCGCATCGGTTGTCGACTGTTGTGCATGCGCAGCAGATTATTGTCATGGACAAAGGGCGCATCGTTGAGCGTGGGACTTTTGCTGCTCTTCTACAGGCCGGTGGGCTGTTTGCTCAGATGTGGGCCTTGCAGCAGGAGCGGGCGGGGGCTGCGCATGTTGGTGAGGTTGAGTAG
- the rsmA gene encoding 16S rRNA (adenine(1518)-N(6)/adenine(1519)-N(6))-dimethyltransferase RsmA, producing the protein MSNSSSKQHQGHFARKRFGQNFLVDLGIIDSIVDVIRPQRGERMVEIGPGLGALTEPLIERLATPEAPLHAVELDRDLIGRLKKKFGDLLELHEGDALAFDFGSLAAEGDKPSLRIVGNLPYNISSPLLFHLATFAERVIDQHFMLQNEVVERMIAEPGSKAFSRLSVMLQYRYVIDKLLDVPPESFQPPPKVDSAIVRMIPYAPHELPTVDQTTLGEVVTAAFSQRRKMLRNTLSAYRDTVDFEALGFDLQRRAEDVPVAEYVAVAQAVSAASAR; encoded by the coding sequence ATGTCGAACAGTTCAAGCAAACAGCACCAGGGCCACTTCGCGCGCAAGCGCTTCGGACAGAATTTTCTGGTCGACCTGGGCATTATCGATTCGATTGTCGACGTGATCCGTCCGCAACGCGGCGAGCGCATGGTCGAAATCGGGCCGGGGCTGGGCGCGCTCACGGAACCGCTGATCGAGCGTCTCGCGACGCCCGAAGCGCCGCTGCATGCCGTCGAATTGGACCGCGATCTGATCGGGCGTCTGAAGAAGAAATTCGGCGATCTGCTCGAACTGCACGAAGGCGACGCGCTCGCGTTCGACTTCGGCTCGCTCGCGGCCGAGGGTGACAAGCCGAGTCTGCGCATCGTCGGCAATCTGCCGTACAACATTTCCAGCCCGCTGCTGTTTCATCTCGCCACGTTCGCCGAGCGTGTGATCGATCAGCATTTCATGCTGCAGAACGAAGTGGTGGAGCGGATGATCGCGGAGCCGGGCAGCAAGGCGTTCAGCCGGTTGTCGGTGATGCTGCAGTATCGCTATGTGATCGACAAGCTGCTCGACGTGCCGCCCGAATCGTTCCAGCCGCCGCCGAAGGTCGACTCGGCCATCGTCCGCATGATTCCGTACGCGCCGCACGAACTGCCCACCGTCGATCAGACGACGCTCGGCGAAGTCGTGACGGCCGCGTTTTCGCAGCGTCGCAAGATGTTGCGCAACACGTTGTCCGCGTATCGCGATACCGTCGATTTCGAAGCGCTCGGTTTCGATCTGCAACGCCGCGCCGAGGACGTGCCCGTTGCGGAATATGTGGCCGTTGCGCAGGCGGTATCGGCGGCATCGGCCCGCTAG
- the murU gene encoding N-acetylmuramate alpha-1-phosphate uridylyltransferase MurU, whose protein sequence is MIFAAGRGDRMRPLTDTCPKPLLKVGGKALIEWQIERLARAGFTTIVINHAWLGEQFEAALGDGSRYGVSLRYSAEHDALETAGGIAQALPLIEDAGASQVFVAVAGDVYADFDYSSLRLECERLAALDVPGMHLVMVPNPSFHPEGDFVLSGDGRLSLDGAPRYTFGSIGVYDTRMFRDIAPGTRRALTPYYRDAIALGRATGQLYQGLWENVGTPAQLQALDKVLML, encoded by the coding sequence ATGATCTTCGCCGCCGGACGCGGCGACCGGATGCGGCCGTTGACGGACACGTGTCCGAAGCCGCTGTTGAAAGTGGGCGGCAAGGCTTTGATCGAATGGCAGATCGAGCGACTCGCGCGCGCGGGATTCACGACGATCGTGATCAATCATGCGTGGCTTGGAGAGCAGTTCGAGGCTGCGCTCGGCGATGGCTCGCGGTATGGCGTTTCGTTGCGGTACTCGGCGGAGCATGATGCGCTCGAAACGGCAGGCGGGATTGCTCAGGCTTTGCCGTTGATCGAAGACGCCGGTGCGTCGCAAGTGTTCGTGGCTGTCGCTGGCGATGTGTATGCGGATTTTGATTATTCTTCGTTGCGGCTGGAATGCGAGCGTTTGGCCGCTCTCGATGTGCCCGGGATGCATCTTGTGATGGTGCCTAATCCTTCGTTTCATCCTGAAGGCGATTTTGTTCTCTCTGGCGACGGGCGTTTGTCTTTGGACGGCGCGCCGCGGTATACGTTTGGCAGTATTGGCGTCTATGACACGCGGATGTTTAGGGATATCGCGCCTGGGACGCGGCGGGCTCTGACTCCTTATTATCGCGATGCCATCGCGCTTGGGCGCGCTACCGGGCAGCTTTATCAAGGGCTTTGGGAGAATGTTGGGACTCCCGCGCAGCTTCAGGCGCTTGATAAGGTTTTGATGTTGTAG
- the pdxA gene encoding 4-hydroxythreonine-4-phosphate dehydrogenase PdxA, with the protein MTAAQPSNAPLNIAITTGEPAGVGPELTAQALAAAGAHWPDAHFTVLGDSGLMTERAKAVGIDWAAQQGARIATQHHALAVPAQAGKLDAQNGPYVLGLLDAAIDGAVAGTFDAIVTAPLQKSTINDAGVPFTGHTEYLAERTHTPHVVMMLAGTGARPLRVALATTHLPLKDVSAALTVDGIVDTLRIIDHDLRHHFGLPAPRILVTGLNPHAGENGYLGREEIDVISPALKLANGQGIDARGPYPADTLFQPRYLNEADCVLAMFHDQGLPVLKYATFGEGINVTLGLPIIRTSVDHGTALDLAGTGRADAGSLIAAIDTAVFMARNRRVA; encoded by the coding sequence ATGACCGCTGCCCAGCCCTCGAACGCTCCGCTGAACATCGCGATCACTACGGGCGAGCCGGCTGGCGTCGGTCCTGAACTGACGGCACAGGCGCTCGCCGCGGCGGGCGCGCATTGGCCGGACGCGCATTTCACGGTGCTCGGCGACAGCGGTCTGATGACGGAGCGCGCGAAGGCCGTCGGGATCGACTGGGCGGCGCAGCAGGGCGCGCGCATCGCCACGCAGCATCATGCGCTTGCCGTGCCCGCGCAGGCCGGCAAGCTCGACGCGCAGAACGGGCCGTATGTGCTCGGTCTGCTGGATGCCGCAATCGACGGCGCGGTTGCGGGCACGTTCGATGCCATCGTCACCGCGCCGCTCCAGAAGAGCACGATCAACGATGCCGGTGTGCCGTTCACCGGCCACACCGAATATCTGGCCGAGCGCACCCACACGCCGCATGTCGTGATGATGCTGGCGGGTACGGGCGCAAGGCCGTTGCGCGTTGCACTCGCGACCACGCATCTGCCGCTGAAGGATGTGTCGGCGGCATTGACGGTCGACGGCATCGTCGACACGCTGCGCATCATCGACCACGACTTGCGTCATCATTTCGGCTTGCCCGCGCCGCGCATTCTCGTCACCGGCCTGAATCCGCATGCGGGCGAAAACGGCTATCTGGGCCGCGAGGAAATCGATGTGATCTCGCCCGCGCTGAAACTGGCGAACGGGCAGGGCATCGACGCGCGCGGCCCGTATCCTGCCGATACGCTTTTCCAGCCGCGTTATCTGAATGAGGCCGATTGCGTGCTCGCGATGTTCCACGATCAGGGCTTGCCCGTGCTCAAGTACGCGACCTTCGGCGAAGGCATCAATGTGACGCTGGGTTTGCCGATCATTCGCACGTCCGTTGATCACGGCACGGCGCTCGATCTTGCCGGCACCGGCCGCGCGGACGCGGGCAGCCTGATCGCCGCGATCGACACAGCAGTTTTCATGGCGCGCAACCGGCGCGTCGCGTGA
- a CDS encoding acyl-CoA thioesterase codes for MTQTPQLPQKSCALRVVPQPSDANVHGDVFGGWIMAQVDIAGSIPASRRANGRVATIAVNSFVFKQPVFVGDLLSFYADIVKTGNTSVTVSVEVYAQRMSLAEETVKVTEATLTYVATDSDRRPRALPPLE; via the coding sequence ATGACCCAGACTCCCCAACTCCCGCAGAAATCGTGCGCGCTGCGCGTCGTCCCGCAACCGTCGGATGCGAACGTTCATGGCGATGTGTTCGGCGGCTGGATCATGGCGCAGGTCGATATTGCCGGCTCGATTCCCGCAAGCCGCCGCGCGAACGGCCGCGTCGCGACCATCGCCGTCAATTCGTTCGTGTTCAAGCAGCCGGTGTTCGTCGGCGATCTGCTGAGCTTTTACGCGGATATCGTGAAGACGGGCAACACGTCGGTGACGGTCTCCGTCGAGGTCTACGCGCAGCGCATGAGCCTCGCGGAAGAAACGGTGAAGGTCACGGAAGCGACGCTCACCTACGTCGCGACCGACAGCGACCGCCGCCCGCGCGCGTTGCCGCCGCTGGAGTAA
- a CDS encoding porin, translating into MTKVSKRLKVCAWAAMSPALMCGTAQAQSSVTLYGIVDESVRYMTHVNKNGDSSVGLGNGGMSESRWGLRGVEDLGGGWSTFFKLENRIYINSGQSDPTLPFFNEAQIGVQSSSYGKLIFGRMPNVLIEGITIGGYGSNPWIPYNFSFQPEVTMSGGIWTSNQVQYQARAHDVMLSVAYAFGGVAGHTSYGSQFGAAAAYAPSGGPVNLGGAYEETRDSINGSTAKAWTFGASYTWNQTRFALGYIVNQNDAGFSNFANGPFTAPVLAALKYTDFSRRRMILGGITQQVGAAWHFAANVWRTLQDGKTSAQDGSAWQYQLVADYSPSKRTDVYLEGDYALYRGDLIGAQLQGVNGVGLAQKGSQIGLMAGLRHLF; encoded by the coding sequence ATGACGAAGGTGAGCAAGAGGCTGAAGGTCTGCGCGTGGGCCGCGATGTCGCCTGCATTGATGTGCGGAACGGCGCAAGCGCAATCGAGCGTCACCTTGTACGGCATCGTCGATGAAAGCGTCCGCTACATGACGCACGTGAACAAGAACGGCGACTCGAGCGTGGGGCTCGGCAACGGCGGCATGTCGGAAAGCCGTTGGGGCTTGCGCGGCGTCGAGGATCTGGGCGGCGGCTGGTCTACCTTCTTCAAGCTTGAAAACCGTATCTACATCAACAGCGGTCAGAGCGATCCGACGCTGCCGTTTTTCAACGAAGCGCAGATCGGCGTGCAATCGTCGTCGTACGGCAAGCTGATTTTCGGGCGTATGCCGAATGTGCTGATCGAGGGGATTACGATCGGCGGCTACGGCAGCAATCCGTGGATTCCGTACAACTTCAGCTTCCAGCCGGAAGTGACGATGTCGGGCGGCATCTGGACGAGCAATCAGGTGCAGTATCAGGCGCGCGCGCATGACGTGATGTTATCGGTTGCGTATGCGTTTGGTGGCGTGGCAGGGCATACGTCGTATGGCTCGCAGTTCGGCGCGGCCGCTGCGTATGCGCCGAGCGGCGGACCGGTGAACCTCGGCGGCGCGTACGAAGAGACGCGCGATTCCATCAACGGCAGCACCGCGAAGGCCTGGACCTTCGGTGCGTCGTACACGTGGAACCAGACGCGCTTTGCGCTCGGCTATATCGTGAATCAGAACGATGCGGGCTTTTCGAACTTCGCGAACGGGCCGTTCACGGCGCCTGTGCTCGCGGCGCTCAAGTACACGGATTTTTCACGGCGTCGGATGATATTGGGCGGCATCACGCAGCAGGTCGGCGCCGCGTGGCATTTCGCAGCGAATGTCTGGCGGACATTGCAGGATGGCAAGACATCCGCGCAGGATGGCTCCGCGTGGCAGTATCAGCTGGTCGCCGACTACAGCCCGTCGAAGCGTACGGACGTTTATCTGGAAGGCGATTATGCGTTGTACCGCGGCGATCTGATCGGCGCGCAGTTGCAGGGTGTCAATGGGGTCGGGCTGGCGCAGAAGGGTTCGCAGATTGGCTTGATGGCGGGGCTGCGGCATCTATTCTGA